A single window of Aspergillus flavus chromosome 4, complete sequence DNA harbors:
- a CDS encoding cytochrome P450, whose amino-acid sequence MVSSTAFIVVQVALAALAAHVIYQCYFHPLARYPGPFLARFTNLWRLFTFFGGQHHLSEQHLHDKYGHVVRVAPNWLSFSDLHDFDAIYGFNKSVEKDDFYLFGRPRDNRVPSVFALKTDADHRQRKRKVVGPALTTAKITRYESVVTKHVDLFFTRADAASASRQDGEMAAVNLAPLAHRFTMDVMLELIYGPDVVSHPYTDSATGADMCSAMRKLVKMAWSFSLCPSYGWIMNSRLISGVLRTLTTSKQGGPTGMMALMTSSHTMIFRRPEQVSLPAQPGIVKSWLDIPLDDSSRMTQDEVFSEAVNLVFAGPGSVAAALTAMVYQLGTQEGQLWQEKLRKEADVEAPPFSLELQAVVKETLRHCASFPTAFPRVIRRGAETIVSTLPAPLPIGTTVSANSYVLGRSRKIWGHDADQWLPQRWLGDESQRREMEAKLVAFSKGSRGCVGKELAWLVLAKAVMAIIRRWKFVSVGELRGKSYLEMQYDDCWIEYEELA is encoded by the exons ATGGTCTCCAGTACGGCCTTTATCGTCGTTCAGGTTGCCCTCGCCGCCCTGGCCGCCCATGTGATCTATCAGTGTTACTTCCATCCGCTTGCGCGCTACCCCGGACCTTTCTTGGCTCGGTTTACCAATCTCTG GAGACTGTTCACCTTTTTTGGCGGTCAACATCATCTTTCAGAGCAGCATTTGCATGATAAATATGGTCATGTTGTCCGCGTAGCCCCAAATTGGCTCTCGTTCTCCGACCTACATGACTTCGATGCGATCTACGGTTTTAATAAATCGGTCGAAAAAGACGACTTCTATCTGTTTGGCCGCCCTCGCGACAATCGCGTGCCGAGCGTGTTCGCTCTAAAAACTGATGCAGATCATCGGCAGAGGAAACGCAAGGTAGTTGGACCAGCCTTGACAACCGCGAAGATAACAAGATATGAATCCGTTGTAACAAAGCATGTGGACCTCTTCTTTACACGGGCGGATGCCGCGTCCGCGTCAAGACAAGATGGCGAGATGGCCGCGGTGAATCTGGCACCGCTGGCTCATCGGTTCACCATGGATGTCATGCTCGAGCTTATATATGGCCCCGATGTTGTTTCGCACCCGTATACCGACTCCGCGACCGGGGCCGATATGTGTTCGGCCATGCGCAAGTTGGTTAAGATGGCGTGGAGCTTCTCGCTCTGCCCATCATACGGCTGGATCATGAACAGCCGTCTCATCAGTGGAGTGTTGCGCACGCTGACTACCAGCAAACAGGGCGGTCCCACAGGAATGATGGCACTCATGACTTCGAGCCACACCATGATCTTTCGGCGTCCTGAACAGGTTAGCCTACCTGCACAGCCCGGGATCGTAAAAAGTTGGTTAGATATTCCTCTTGATGACTCCAGTCGGATGACTCAAGATGAAGTATTTTCGGAGGCAGTCAACCTGGTGTTTGCCGGACCGGGTAGCGTAGCTGCGGCTCTAACAGCCATGGTCTACCAATTGGGAACACAGGAAGGTCAACTATGGCAGGAGAAGCTACGAAAGGAGGCTGATGTCGAAGCACCACCATTCTCCCTCGAGCTTCAAGCGGTTGTTAAAGAGACTCTGCGTCATTGCGCCTCTTTTCCGACAGCTTTTCCTCGAGTCATCAGACGCGGTGCCGAAACTATAGTATCCACTCTTCCAGCTCCACTCCCCATCGGTACCACAGTGTCGGCAAATTCCTATGTTTTAGGCCGGTCGCGTAAAATTTGGGGCCACGATGCTGATCAATGGCTTCCACAGCGATGGCTAGGGGACGAGTCACAACGTCGGGAGATGGAAGCCAAACTGGTGGCTTTCAGCAAAGGGTCGCGAGGCTGCGTTGGTAAAGAATTGGCCTGGCTAGTCCTTGCAAAGGCAGTCATGGCCATCATTCGACGCTGGAAGTTTGTGAGCGTAGGGGAGCTTCGGGGGAAGAGTTATCTGGAAATGCAGTATGACGATTGTTGGATTGAGTATGAAGAATTAGCGTGA
- a CDS encoding putative short-chain dehydrogenase produces the protein MALNGKVALITGGVKNLGAAAARELAGSGANLALHYHSDSSKGDATTLEAELKKSYPNIKVAFYQGNLTSAGAVTKLFQDALKDFGKIDIVVNTVGKVLKKPITEITEEEYDTMFAINSKTAFFVLKEAAAHVTDGGKIITIVTALLGAFTGYYTSYAGSKAPVEHFTRGVCKELQSRRVSVNNIAPGPMDTPFFYPQESPEAVEFHKSNGMGNRLTMVEDIAPIVRFLCTDGAWITGQTIFANGGYTTR, from the exons ATGGCCCTCAACGGAAAAGTCGCTCTCATCACCGGCGGTGTGAAGAACCTtggtgccgccgctgcccGCGAGCTCGCCGGCTCCGGCGCGAACCTTGCCCTCCACTACCACTCCGACAGCAGCAAGGGCGACGCTACGACACTGGAggctgagctgaagaagtCTTATCCCAATATCAAGGTCGCGTTCTACCAGGGTAACCTTACCTCCGCCGGAGCCGTGACGAAGCTCTTCCAGGATGCCCTGAAGGACTTCGGAAAGATTGATATCGTGGTCAACACAGTGGGCAAGGTGCTCAAGAAACCTATTACTGAAATTACGGAGGAGGAATACGATACTATGTTTGC GATCAACTCCAAAACGGCTTTCTTCGTCCTCAAAGAAGCTGCCGCACACGTCACGGACGGGGGCAAGATCATCACGATCGTCACTGCCCTCCTTGGCGCTTTCACGGGATACTATACTTCCTATGCTGGTAGCAAGGCCCCGGTTGAGCACTTCACTCG AGGCGTCTGCAAAGAACTCCAATCCCGCCGCGTCAGCGTCAACAACATTGCCCCGGGACCGATGGACACCC CTTTCTTCTACCCCCAGGAATCCCCCGAGGCTGTCGAGTTCCACAAGTCCAACGGTATGGGCAACCGTTTGACGATGGTCGAGGATATCGCTCCGATTGTTCGGTTCCTCTGCACGGATGGCGCCTGGATCACTGGCCAGACCATCTTCGCTAACGGTGGATATACTACTCGCTAA